The DNA window CTCGACGACCAGATGGTGTCCGGCAAGGAACTGAAGGTGAAGATGGCGTCGGACGGCCACTTCTGGGTGACTGCGACGATTAACGGGGTTCCGCGGCGGATGCTGATCGATAGCGGCGCGACGGTCACGGCGCTGTCGCCGGAGACGGCGACCGCGGCGCGCGTGGACGCCAAGGCGGGCATTCCGCCGGTGATCCTGCGCACCGCGAACGGGGCCGCGCCGGCGCGTACCGGCGCCACGACGAGCTTCGCGTCGGCAACATTGTCGCCCGCAACCTGCGGATCGTCACCGCGCCGGGCCTCGGCGAAATGGACGTTCTCGGGATGAATTTCCTGTCCAAGCTCGAAAGCTGGCGGGTCGAGGGGCGGACCCTGGTCCTGGTACCGCACCATCCGCAGGACCTGCCGGCCGCTTAGGGCGTTAGCTTCCCCTCATCCGCCGCATCGCGTAACCCGCCGCCAATGCATTTCCTCGACCAGGCCAAAATCTTCATCCGCTCCGGCGCCGGCGGCCCGGGCGCGGTCAGCTTCCGCCGCGAGAAGTTCATCGAGTTCGGCGGGCCGGACGGTGGGGACGGCGGCAAGGGCGGCGACATCGTCTTCGAAGCGGTGCCGGGCCTCAATACGTTGATCGACTTCCGCTACACCCAGCATTTCCGGGCGCCGCGCGGCAAGGGCGGTTCCGGCTCGAACCGCACGGGAGCGGGCGGCGACGACCTCGTTATCAAGGTTCCGGTCGGCACCCAGATCCTTGCCGACGACGAGGATCGGACCCTGCTGGCCGATCTTACCGAGGTCGGGCAGCGCCTGACCTTCCTCCAGGGCGGCATGGGCGGCCGCGGCAACGCCAGCTACAAGACCTCGACCAACCGCGCACCTCGCCAGCACCAGACCGGGATCGAGGGTGAGGAAATGTGGGTGTGGCTGCGGCTGAAGCTGCTTGCCGACGTAGGCCTGCTGGGCCTGCCGAATGCCGGCAAGTCGACCTTCCTCAATTCGGTCACCAACGCCTCGGCGAAGGTCGGCGACTATCCGTTCACGACGCTGCGCCCGCAGCTTGGTGTCGTTCGCCACAAGGGGCGCGAGTTCGTGCTTGCCGACATCCCCGGGCTGATCGAAGGCGCGGCGGACGGGGCAGGGATCGGCGACCGCTTCCTGGGCCATGTGGAGCGCACCCGCGTGCTCCTCCACTTGATCGACGGCGCGGGCGATGACCCGCTGGAGGCCTGGCGGATCGTCCGCGACGAACTCGGCGCTTATGGCGCCGGGCTTACGGAGAAGGACGAGCTGATCGCCATCACCAAGGCCGACCTTCTCGACCAAGAGCAGCGCGAGGAGCTTATCGCTGCATTGCGCGCCGAGAGTGGCTCGCCGATTTTCCCCATTTCCGCGCCAATTGACGAAGGCATGGAGCCGCTGCTCGACGCGCTGATCGAACGCCTTGGGACGCCTGCCGGCGAGCCGCAAGGCGATGCGCCCGCTGAAAGGCCGTGGTCGCCGCTATGAAGCTCGCCGTCACCGGCGCGACCGGCTTCGTCGGCTCCCACCTGCTCGACGTCGCCACCGCCGCCGGTCACGAGGTGCAGGCGCTGACACGCCGCGAGCAGCCGGAGCGGGCGCAGGTGCAATGGATCCGCGGCGATCTCGAAAGCCGCAACGCACTTCATGCCCTAGTGGAGGGCGCCGACGCGGTCATCCACGTCGCGGGCACGATCAACGCGCCGAACGCCGCCGGCTTCGACAAGGGCAATGTCGAAGGCACGCTGGCGATGCTTGCCGCGGCGACTGCGGGCGGAGTCCGCCGCTTCGTCCACGTCTCGTCGCTAGCGGCGCGCGAGCCGAAGCTGTCGCTCTACGGCGGCTCGAAGGCGAGGGCGGAGGAGCTGGTCCACAGCTCGGGCCTCGACTGGACCATCGTCCGCCCGCCCGCCGTCTACGGGCCTGGCGACAAGGAGACGCTTGAGCTGTTCCGAATGGCCAAGCTGGGGCTCATGCTGATGCCGCCCAAGGGCCGTATTTCCGTAATCCATGCCGACGACCTCGCCCGGCTGCTGATCGCCGCCGCGGGCCCGAACGCCCCGGCCAACATCCTTATCGAGGCCGACGATGGGCGGCCGAGCGGCTGGAGCCATCGAGAATTTGCCAAGGCGCTGGCCGCGGCGGTGGGCAAGAATGCCGCGGTGATCTCCTCGCCGGGCATCCTGCTGCGCGCAGCCGCACGCGTCGATCAGCTGGTGAGGGGCGAAAAAGCCAAGCTGACCGCCGACCGCGCGGCTTATTTCTCGCACCGCAACTGGGTGATCGAGCCGAAGCGCGCCGCCCCGCCGGAACTGTGGAAGCCCGAGATCGAAACGCATGAGGGGCTGAAGCAAACCGCCGACTGGTATCGCTCAAAGGAGTGGCTCTAGCCGCGCTCGCGCCGCATTGCGGCCCCATATCGTTGCGAAGGGCGGGTACGGAGACTAACGAACCGCCATGGCAGACCGCGACCAGATCAGGGCCAAGACCCTCGAACTCATCGAACCCTTCAACAAGAAGGGGGTCGAGATCAGCGACGGCACCCGCTTCGCCCAGGACCTCGAATGGGACAGCCTGACCGTGCTGGACTTCGTCGCCAATGTCGAAGACGAATTCGACGTCATCATCAGCATGAACATGCAGGCGGAGATCGAGACCGTCGGCCAGCTCATCGACGCGCTCCAGAAGCTGACGCAATGACCTTCCGCGCCGTTCGCCCTGAGCCTGTCGAAGGGCTGATTTTCTTTTCTGGCGAAGGTGCAGGACAGGGCTTCGACAAGCTCAGCCCGAACGGGTGCGCGCGTTGAACGACCTCTTCGCCAAGTTCGACCCGCTGATCGAGATGCGGGAAGGGCTGCTGAAAAGCGGCGTCACCGACCCGTTCAACCTGGTGATGGAGCGGGTTGAAAGCCCGACCGTCGCCATCTGCAACGGCAAGCGCACGATCCTTCTCGGCACCTATAATTATATGGGGATGACGTTCGACCCGGACGTGATCGCCGCGGGCAAGCAGGCGCTCGAGGATTTCGGGTCGGGGACGACGGGAAGCCGCGTCCTCAACGGCACCTATGTCGGCCACAAGGCGGTCGAGCAGGCGCTGAAAGACTTCTACGCCATGGACCACGCCATGGTCTTTTCGACCGGCTACCAGGCGAACCTCGGCATCATTTCGACGCTTGCGGGCAAGGATGACTACATCATCCTCGACATCGACAGCCATGCGTCAATCTACGACGGCTGCGCGCTCGGCAACGCCCAGATCGTACCCTTCCGCCACAACGATATCGAGGCGCTGGAGAAGCGCCTGAAGCGCTTGCCGCCCGAGGCCGGCAAGCTGGTCGTGCTCGAAGGCGTCTATTCGATGCTCGGTGACGTCGCGCCGCTCACCGATATGGTGCGCGTCTGCAAGGAAAATGGCGCGATGGTCCTCGTCGACGAGGCCCATTCCATGGGTTTCATCGGCGAGCATGGCCGCGGCGTGGCCGAGGCCCAGGGCGTGATCGACGATGTGGATTTCATCATCGGCACCTTTTCGAAGTCGGTCGGCACCGTCGGCGGCTTTTGCGTATCCAATCACCCGAAGTTCGAAATACTTCGGCTGGTCTGC is part of the Sphingomicrobium sp. genome and encodes:
- a CDS encoding NAD(P)-dependent oxidoreductase; the protein is MKLAVTGATGFVGSHLLDVATAAGHEVQALTRREQPERAQVQWIRGDLESRNALHALVEGADAVIHVAGTINAPNAAGFDKGNVEGTLAMLAAATAGGVRRFVHVSSLAAREPKLSLYGGSKARAEELVHSSGLDWTIVRPPAVYGPGDKETLELFRMAKLGLMLMPPKGRISVIHADDLARLLIAAAGPNAPANILIEADDGRPSGWSHREFAKALAAAVGKNAAVISSPGILLRAAARVDQLVRGEKAKLTADRAAYFSHRNWVIEPKRAAPPELWKPEIETHEGLKQTADWYRSKEWL
- a CDS encoding aminotransferase class I/II-fold pyridoxal phosphate-dependent enzyme, which translates into the protein MNDLFAKFDPLIEMREGLLKSGVTDPFNLVMERVESPTVAICNGKRTILLGTYNYMGMTFDPDVIAAGKQALEDFGSGTTGSRVLNGTYVGHKAVEQALKDFYAMDHAMVFSTGYQANLGIISTLAGKDDYIILDIDSHASIYDGCALGNAQIVPFRHNDIEALEKRLKRLPPEAGKLVVLEGVYSMLGDVAPLTDMVRVCKENGAMVLVDEAHSMGFIGEHGRGVAEAQGVIDDVDFIIGTFSKSVGTVGGFCVSNHPKFEILRLVCRPYVFTASLPPSVVATAATSIRKLMHSADKRAHLWVSSKRLHAGLRELGFKLGTEEAQSAIVAVIMPDLETGAAMWEALLNEGLYVNLARPPATPANMTLLRCSLCALHTKEQVEEILGMFAAAGRATGCIS
- the obgE gene encoding GTPase ObgE, with amino-acid sequence MHFLDQAKIFIRSGAGGPGAVSFRREKFIEFGGPDGGDGGKGGDIVFEAVPGLNTLIDFRYTQHFRAPRGKGGSGSNRTGAGGDDLVIKVPVGTQILADDEDRTLLADLTEVGQRLTFLQGGMGGRGNASYKTSTNRAPRQHQTGIEGEEMWVWLRLKLLADVGLLGLPNAGKSTFLNSVTNASAKVGDYPFTTLRPQLGVVRHKGREFVLADIPGLIEGAADGAGIGDRFLGHVERTRVLLHLIDGAGDDPLEAWRIVRDELGAYGAGLTEKDELIAITKADLLDQEQREELIAALRAESGSPIFPISAPIDEGMEPLLDALIERLGTPAGEPQGDAPAERPWSPL
- a CDS encoding acyl carrier protein → MADRDQIRAKTLELIEPFNKKGVEISDGTRFAQDLEWDSLTVLDFVANVEDEFDVIISMNMQAEIETVGQLIDALQKLTQ
- a CDS encoding retropepsin-like aspartic protease, producing the protein METSFPHWQQLALYAVAAAVLIMLLQRIPYVGRFIRFAISAGLLAFLIFILLQQAPYQPGLARWTGKLGLDDQMVSGKELKVKMASDGHFWVTATINGVPRRMLIDSGATVTALSPETATAARVDAKAGIPPVILRTANGAAPARTGATTSFASATLSPATCGSSPRRASAKWTFSG